One genomic window of Candidatus Poribacteria bacterium includes the following:
- a CDS encoding DUF3387 domain-containing protein, with translation MRLAYSRPGGQEIVKAMLRVMVKRLLRKYDYRQTDGKRRLRRCESKAD, from the coding sequence ATGAGACTCGCCTACTCGCGCCCCGGCGGGCAAGAGATCGTGAAGGCGATGCTTCGCGTCATGGTGAAACGGCTTCTTCGGAAGTACGACTATCGCCAGACAGATGGGAAAAGGCGACTCAGACGGTGCGAGAGCAAGGCGGATTGA